One part of the Clostridium thermosuccinogenes genome encodes these proteins:
- a CDS encoding ABC transporter permease, giving the protein MFYLLVKVIKKIRNNAVKYSLVALQVFIGISLLTVFLTISSSITHKYENLKSKAENSLIKLKIYLQQQNSSIDSLRISDDNNFPLPFSIDDYNWIKEKYKSNLDISIIVKKNMNFIVSSKGVADISTVSFLFVTDSFFNIYYPNKKVDEFSSTSKVYIGKKALETLINGKLPEDSVSLYKEVLTSNQIVLLNDDVLEITPMDNLYENSSNHLTLYVTVESGNLDLDECVILPIKYLSEKTDLATIANMFVTFKFINSDFASDIGAGIISYLYKKYGDLYDYNFDTTLSEYLRQTNVYKAYSLGLMILSIFILLIISIGLTSIILIIINQRTREIAISLTLGATIEKIFLEIIMESTFVTIQGGLIGIVVSILLLKTKVHFSQFEIIIDFKILLFSFCVSMLIGIISSILPIKKIKNITPIKILHSL; this is encoded by the coding sequence ATGTTCTATTTGTTAGTAAAGGTGATAAAAAAGATTAGAAATAATGCAGTGAAATATTCTCTAGTAGCACTGCAGGTATTTATTGGCATATCGCTATTAACTGTATTTCTAACTATTAGTTCTTCCATAACTCATAAATATGAAAACCTCAAAAGCAAAGCTGAGAATAGCTTGATTAAGCTCAAAATCTACCTTCAACAGCAAAATTCCAGCATCGATTCTTTACGTATAAGTGATGATAATAACTTTCCGTTACCGTTCTCTATTGATGATTATAACTGGATTAAAGAGAAATACAAAAGCAATTTAGATATTTCCATTATAGTAAAAAAAAATATGAATTTTATTGTATCTTCAAAAGGTGTAGCTGATATATCTACAGTAAGCTTCTTATTTGTAACTGATAGCTTTTTTAATATATATTATCCAAACAAAAAAGTTGATGAGTTTAGCAGTACTAGCAAAGTTTATATAGGGAAGAAAGCACTTGAAACTTTAATAAACGGTAAATTACCTGAAGATTCTGTAAGTTTATATAAGGAAGTTCTGACATCCAATCAGATTGTTTTATTAAATGATGATGTATTGGAGATTACTCCAATGGATAACTTATATGAAAATTCAAGTAATCATTTGACTTTATATGTCACAGTTGAATCTGGCAATTTAGATCTTGATGAGTGTGTTATACTACCGATAAAATACCTTTCAGAAAAAACCGATCTTGCAACTATTGCAAATATGTTTGTTACATTCAAATTCATAAATTCGGATTTTGCTTCAGATATAGGAGCAGGTATAATTAGCTACCTGTATAAGAAGTATGGGGACTTATATGACTATAATTTTGATACAACGTTATCAGAATATTTAAGACAAACGAATGTTTATAAAGCATATTCGCTTGGATTAATGATATTATCCATATTTATTTTACTCATTATAAGTATTGGTTTGACCAGTATTATTCTAATAATAATAAACCAGAGGACCAGGGAAATTGCAATATCCCTAACATTAGGAGCAACAATAGAAAAAATATTTCTCGAAATTATTATGGAGTCGACATTTGTTACTATTCAAGGAGGTTTAATTGGAATTGTTGTTAGTATTCTGTTATTGAAAACAAAAGTACATTTTAGTCAGTTTGAAATAATTATTGATTTTAAAATCTTGTTATTTTCGTTTTGTGTTTCAATGCTGATTGGCATTATCTCTTCAATTTTGCCGATTAAAAAAATAAAGAATATTACACCAATAAAAATATTACA
- a CDS encoding ABC transporter permease, translating into MNCLDKLHLKNHDLTYYIKFKDKYELEKQAVLLKDFISDKFKFTADIKLYKDKHKDDINREHAFTTVLFAITGVVLLYALLNIINIIFNKVNEDRKSYGIKLALGASQKDIFMQNFFELIILSLLSSIIVTLATLIVIYIINNYIFSFFSISINIYIICVFICIIFSLLISFLMLRKITKLSIMEIYR; encoded by the coding sequence ATGAACTGTTTAGATAAATTACACCTTAAAAATCATGACCTTACATATTATATTAAATTTAAAGATAAATATGAACTTGAAAAACAGGCAGTTTTACTTAAAGACTTTATTTCAGATAAGTTCAAATTTACTGCTGATATAAAGTTATATAAAGATAAACATAAGGATGACATTAATAGGGAGCATGCATTTACTACTGTATTGTTTGCAATTACGGGGGTCGTTTTACTTTATGCCTTATTGAACATAATAAATATTATATTCAATAAGGTCAATGAAGATAGAAAAAGCTACGGTATTAAGCTTGCTCTTGGAGCTTCCCAAAAGGATATATTTATGCAAAACTTTTTTGAGCTGATCATATTATCTTTATTATCTTCTATAATAGTTACATTAGCTACTTTAATAGTAATTTACATAATAAATAATTACATTTTCAGCTTTTTTTCTATAAGCATTAACATATACATAATATGTGTATTTATATGCATTATTTTCTCTTTACTGATAAGCTTTTTGATGTTAAGAAAAATTACAAAACTCAGTATTATGGAAATATACAGGTAG
- a CDS encoding IS256 family transposase gives MPLIEEIFKVYGDVKNGDFMRETMAFILQKLMEAEVTAKIGAQKYERTDERNNHRNGTRTRPYETRLGTIELKIPKLREGSYFPSFLEPRRMWEKALVNVIQEAYVHGVSTRKVDELVQALGMEGIDKSAVSRISQELDEHVQGFVHRPLTLQYPYLRLDATFPKVREGGHVENMALVVAVGVNENGEREILGFDIGMAESGPFWTDFLRRLVSRGLRGVKLVISDAHEGLKGAINEVLSGCAWQRCRVHFMRNVLCQVPRKQQGMVSAIVRTIFAAPDQKAAKEQLYTVVSQLKDRFPKAMEILENGCENVLQYMAFPSEHWAQIHSTNPLERLNREIRRRTDVVSIFPNRPSVLRLVGTLLIEQHEEWQIGRRYFSKESMNKVVNPALAPYTLSSTSLLHK, from the coding sequence ATGCCATTAATCGAAGAAATTTTCAAGGTTTATGGAGATGTAAAAAATGGAGATTTTATGCGTGAGACCATGGCATTCATCCTACAAAAGCTGATGGAGGCTGAAGTAACGGCAAAAATCGGCGCTCAAAAGTATGAGCGTACCGATGAACGGAACAACCATCGCAACGGTACCCGTACCAGACCCTACGAGACCCGTCTGGGAACAATTGAACTAAAAATACCGAAGCTGCGTGAGGGAAGCTATTTCCCAAGTTTCTTGGAGCCTCGCCGCATGTGGGAAAAAGCACTGGTCAATGTAATTCAAGAGGCCTATGTCCATGGGGTCAGCACTCGCAAGGTGGATGAACTGGTTCAAGCGCTTGGGATGGAAGGGATTGATAAGAGCGCCGTATCCCGTATCAGTCAGGAGCTGGACGAACATGTCCAAGGGTTTGTTCACCGCCCTTTGACATTACAATACCCATATTTACGGCTAGATGCAACCTTTCCAAAGGTCCGTGAAGGCGGGCATGTAGAAAACATGGCACTGGTGGTTGCAGTAGGTGTGAATGAAAATGGGGAACGAGAAATACTGGGCTTTGATATAGGTATGGCAGAGAGTGGTCCTTTTTGGACAGACTTTTTACGCCGTTTGGTAAGCCGAGGCCTAAGAGGAGTGAAACTGGTCATCAGTGACGCCCATGAAGGCCTGAAAGGGGCAATAAACGAAGTATTAAGCGGTTGTGCATGGCAGCGGTGTCGGGTGCATTTTATGCGTAATGTATTATGCCAGGTACCTCGCAAACAACAAGGAATGGTATCGGCCATTGTTAGGACTATTTTTGCTGCACCTGATCAGAAGGCTGCAAAAGAACAACTATACACGGTTGTTTCCCAGTTGAAGGACCGATTCCCCAAGGCAATGGAAATCCTGGAGAATGGGTGCGAGAATGTGCTGCAGTACATGGCCTTTCCATCGGAGCATTGGGCACAGATCCATTCGACAAACCCGTTGGAACGGTTAAACAGAGAGATACGGCGAAGGACAGATGTTGTGAGCATATTTCCAAACCGCCCGTCGGTACTACGACTGGTAGGGACATTACTCATTGAGCAGCATGAGGAGTGGCAGATTGGCCGTAGATATTTCAGCAAGGAATCAATGAACAAGGTAGTAAATCCAGCGCTTGCTCCCTATACTCTGTCGTCGACATCACTGCT